From the Chryseobacterium sp. G0201 genome, the window TAGTAGCCGGTACCGTCCATGAAACCTGAGCTGAATTTGCTGTTAAAGTTCCTACAGGCTGCAAAACGGGCGCCGCGCAATCTGAGAAAGCATCAGCAGAGAAAGCAAAAACATTTGTATATCCCTGTGCTGTAGAAGTTTTAGTTACCGTTACACTTTGTATTGGTTTTGTTTGATTAGCTCCATCTATTGCTAATGCATTCTGATACAATCTTGGATTTGTTGCGTTTGCTTCTAAAACGTCTGTGTTTCTGTTAATTCTTCCAATTCCCTGAATGGCAAAATTTGTACCCCCATACCAGTCAGATACACTTACATTGGTAAAAGTTTGAGTAGAATTATCCGTAAAAGTTACAACTACATTCGCTGTAGATGCCCCACTTCCACTTGTTGAAAGCATGTACAAAGTAACCGCTGCCTTTGGCGTAGAAAACACTAAAGTTCCGGTATCATTCGTATTTGCAAGTCTTAAAGAATTGTTACCACTTAGATCGCCAAGTTTATAGCTTAATCCCGGAGTACCTGCAACCACAGAATTGATAATCCCGTCTGAAGGTATACCATAAGTAAGAGCAGTACTGGAAGATGTAAGCTGGTAATCTCTCGCTACAAAAGCAAAAGAAACGCCGTCAACATCAGTAGTGGTAGAAATCGAAGAAGAGCCTACTCCATTAGCAATTACATCAGCATTATAGCCGGATTGTATAGGCATTGTTTGAAAATTTTGCGCCGTCATAGAGGATGCCGACAAAAGAGCAATAGCATTTAAAGCTCCAAAAAATAGTTTTATTTTCATATTACTTAAAATTATCGCTGTAAATTTAATAAAAAAACAATATAAAACACTTATTAACATATTTATTTTAAAATAATAACATTAAACAACACATTAACCTCATTATAATTAAATTTAAAAAAATGAATAATTAAAACTAAAAAATTAATTAATATAATTATTTAATCAAAATAAAAACAAATCATTATCGATTCAAAAATTCTATTTATATGCATTTATTCATTATTTTATTATTGAAGAATTAAATGTTATTTTTGTCATACAAATTTTTTGAACAATGCCGAATATTTCAAACAGAGCACAACACATGCCGCCATCGCCAGTAAGAAAACTGGTTCCTTTTGCCCTTAAAGCAAAACAGAAAGGAGTAAAAGTATATCACCTTAATATCGGACAGCCTGATATTGAAACTCCGGAAACGGCTTTAAATGCTTTAAAAAACATTGATTTAAAAGTATTAGAATACGCTCTTTCTGAAGGAAATATAGAATACAGAAAGGCGCTTACAGAATATTATCATTCATTAGATTTCACAGATCTTACACCCGATAACTTCATCGTAACCAATGGAGGTTCTGAAGCTTTAAACTTTGCCATCTCAACATTATGTGATGACGGTGATGAAGTAATCATCCCGGAACCATATTACGCTAATTATAACGGATTTACAAGCACTTTCAATGTAAATGTTGTTGCCGTGCCTTCAACTATTGAAACAGGATTTGCACTTCCTCCGATTGAAGAATTTGAGAAAAAAATCACAGACAAAACAAGAGCGATTGTTATCTGTAACCCTGGAAATCCTACAGGTTATCTTTACACACGTGAAGAACTTCAAAAATTAGCAGAAATTGCTTTAAAATATGATATCGTTGTAATCTCAGACGAGGTTTACAGAGAATATGTGTATGACGGAAAACAACAGATTTCAATGCTTGCTTTCCCGGAATTAAGCGAAAACTGCATCATCATTGACTCTGAATCTAAGCGTTACTCAATGTGCGGCGTAAGAATCGGATGTCTGCTTACGCGTTCTAAAAAAATTCATGATGCAGCAATGCTTTTTGCTCAGGCAAGATTGAGCCCCGTTTTATTGGGACAAATTGCAGCAACAGCGGCTCACCAGAATGACGGAGCCTACATAAGAGCAGTAAGAGAAGAATATACTCACAGAAGAAACGTTTTGGTTGATCAATTAAATGCTATTCCCGGAGTGATCTGTCCGAAACCAAAAGGGGCATTTTACTGTGTAGCCGAGCTTCCTGTAGACGATACAGAAAAATTTGCTCAATGGCTATTGGAGAAATATTCTCTTAATAATGAAACGATCATGGTTGCACCTGCAGGAGGATTCTACAGCAATCCGGAATTAGGTAAAAAACAAGTAAGAATTGCATACGTTTTAAAAGAACAGGACTTAATCAGAAGTGCCGAAATTTTAAAAGATGCTCTTGAAAAATATAAATTAGAGTTTCACCTTTAATATTTAATAAAGATGTCAGCAATAAAGATCAATAATTTGAAGATGTTATTTTCAACATTTTTATTGCTGATATTTTTTTCTTGTCAGAAAGAAACCCAACCAAAAGCTGATAAAAATAGGAATGAGATCACATTCATTGGCTTTTCAACAGTTGGCGGAAAGTTAGGAAGTTATAAGATTATTAAACTAACAAAAGATTCCATCAATCTGACGCAGGGAGCGACTTCTTCAAAAATCCATAAAAAATGGAATTCTGCCATTGACCAGCAAACCTGGAAAAAATTAACCTCATCTATTGATATCAAAACGCTGGACAAGATCAAAAGTTCAGAAAGTTTACAGGCTCAGGACGGAATGGATGAAACTTTTCAGATCAAAACATCAAAAAGTTCTCATGTATTCGTCAATTCATATAATGATACGATTCATTATCATCAGCTTCAAAAATTCAAAGATCAATTAGAAAAAATTCTTCCCAAAGAATACAAATAATGCCATGCACGAAAATTTTTCTCTAAAACCTTACAATACTTTCGGTGTAGAAGCCAAAGCAAAATATTTTATTGAAGTACATTCAATTGAAGAATTAAAAGATGCTTTAAAGTTCTCAAAATCTCAAAACCTCCCGCTCCTTTTTCTTGGAGGCGGAAGTAATATTTTGTTTACAAAAGATTTTGATGGATTGGCTATAAAACTTAGTTTAAAAGGAATTAACGAAGACTTTGTTAATATATATGAAGTCTGGGTAACCGCAAAATCAGGTGAAAACTGGCATGAATTCGTCCTATTTTGTTTGAATAAAAACCTTGGCGGACTTGAAAATTTATCTTTAATTCCGGGAAATGTAGGAACTTCACCGATGCAGAATATCGGAGCGTACGGAACTGAGATCAAGGATATTTTTGTAGACTGTAAAGTTTTAAACCTAGAAACATTAGAAATTGAAACTTTTGATATTGAAAAATGTAGATTCGGTTACAGAGATTCTATTTTTAAGCAGGAAGGAAAAGGGAAATATGTGATTCTGGAAGTTACTTTTAGACTATCGAAAAAAAATCACAGAATCAAAACTGAATATGGAGCCATTCAATCTGAATTAAAGAATTTAGGCATTGAAAATCCAACAATCCAAGATGTTTCCAAAGCGGTAATCAATATCAGACAAAGCAAACTTCCCGATCCAAAAGTTATAGGAAACGCAGGAAGTTTCTTTAAAAATCCGACCATTCCTTTAGCTCAATTTGAAGAATTGAAACAAAAATTTGAAAATATTCAAGGTTATCCGAACGGAGAATTTGTAAAAGTTCCTGCTGGCTGGCTGATCGAACAATGCGGTTGGAAAGGAAAGCAGATCGGAAACGTTGCTTCTCATCAAATGCAGTCTTTGGTTATCATCAATGCAACGGGAAATGCAACAGGCCAGGAAATTTTTGATTTTTCAACTGAAATTATCAATTCGGTTAAAGAAAAATTTGGTATAGAACTGGAGAGAGAGGTGAATATTATATAACTTTATCTTAAGATTTTATAAAAAATATTCAGATAGTTTTTCTGATTTTTATCATTTATTTTAATTTATTCTAAATAAATATATAGCAACGTATTTATAATAAATATATTTGCATTCGCTTTTTTTTTAGAATAAATAAAAATAGGATGATGAGATTTTTATCTTTTGTTTTCTTCTTCATTTTCAGTACGCATTTCATATATGCTCAGGAAGGAAGATCACAATTGAACATTACGGTTTACACCGAAAATAATAAAGAATTAGAAGGTGCATCTATTGCGGTTGACCAATCTTCTGTAACCACAGATAATAATGGAAATGCTAATATTTCTTTGTTAAATGGTAAATATCGCGTTAAAATCATCCATCCTAATTTTCAGGAGAAAGAACTGAACATTACGCTTGCTTCTCAACAAAATTTGACCATAAATCTTCAACCAATCGATAAATTGGAAGAAGTTATTGTCTTTTCTAAAGAAGGAAAAGGCTTAACCACAAAATCCGTCATCGACAGAAAAGCGATGGAGCATTTACAACCTTCAAGTTTTTCAGATTTGATGGAATTACTTCCGGGAGGGTTGGCTAAAGCTCCGAATTTAAGTAGTGTAAACAGGCCCATTCTTCGTGAAAACCCTGGTGATTACAGTGGAAATCAATACAAAACATCTTCGTTGGGTGTACAGTTTATGATTGATGACAATATCATTAACTCAAATGCTGACCTGCAGATTTCTGTAGATAACAGGCAGTTTTCGGAATCTGTAAAAGGTAGGGAAACAGCATATTCCGGAATTGACATGAGAACAATTTCTACCAATGATATTGAAAAAGTAGAAATCATCCGTGGAATCCCTTCTGCTTCGTACGGAGATTTAACTTCAGGTTTGATTAAAATTGAACGTAAAATCGGTCAATCACCACTTCAGGCAAGATTTAAGGCTGACGGTTTCAGCAAACAATATTATGTTGGAAAAGGTTTTAAAATAAATGATAAATGGCAGTTGAGCGCCAGTGCGGATTTCTTGGATTCAAAAGCAACTCCAACTGATGATTTTGAAAACTATCAAAGAATTACAGCTTCTCTTCGTTCAAAGAAAATCTCAACACTTTGGTCAAGACCTTTAGAATGGAGATCAAACATCGATTTTTCTGCAAACATTGATAAGAAAAAAGTAGATCCTGATAATGGAACAACAGATATAGACAGATATGAATCTAATAATAAAAAGATCAGTTTTACCAATAATTTTATTTATAATTTAGATAAAAGCTCATTCTTTAATAAAGTAACTTTAAATACCGCTATCCGTGCAGGGTTTGAAAAAATTGAACAAAGAAAACTCGTACAGTTATCAGGCCCGCGTTCTTTTTCTTTAGCCTACGATCAAGGTGAAAATGTAGGTTTCTTTCCCGTTTTACGTTACGTTACAGATTTTTCAACAGAAGGAAAACCTCTGGACATAAATGCTCTTTTCAAAATAAATGGTACAAGAAAAACAGCAGGAATCACACATGACTATGAAGCGGGTCTGGATTGGAGATATTCTAAAAATAATGGCAATGGTATAGTTTATGACATGAGAACACCGCCTTCGGCAGAATTCGGAATACAAAGACCAAGAGCTTTTAATGATATTCCGGCTTCGAACCTGTTGGCTGCTTTCCTGGGAGATCAAATGAGCTATGCGATCGATCAGCATAAATTCACTTTATATGCAGGTTTGAGGGTTTCTAAAAATTTAGGTATTGATAATTCTTACGCCATCAGCAAAAAAATTTTTACAGAACCAAGATTGAATCTGCAATACAGCTTACCTCATCTGATGATCAATAATTTTCCATTGAAAACAGATGTTACATTAGGTTATGGTTTATTTTATAAGCAACCGACTTTGTTAATGCTTTATCCGAATAAAGAATATTGGGATTATACTCAGTTGAATTATTACAGTAACGATGCACAATACCGTTATGTAAATTTCATGACGTATGTACAGTCTAGAGAAAATAAAAATATCGAGGCCGCAAAAAGTATTAAGAAAGAGATCAGATTAGATTTAAGTTATAGAAACAATGAGTTTTTTATCACTTATTTTAAAGAAAATATGAAAAACGGCTTCCGTAATATGGATAATACAGCTGTTCATACTTATAAAAAATATGATGCAACACAGGTAGATCTTTCTCAATGGAACAACGGTCCCAACTTAACAAATGTTCCGTATGAAACTATAACTACACTTGCCGCATATGAAGTAACTGAGAACGGAAGCGAAACATTAAAACAAGGTATAGAATTCGGTTATACGTCACCAAGAATCAAGGCCATCAATACAAGATTTACCTTTACTGGAGCTTGGTTTAAATCTCAATATAGAAATTCTATTCCATTTGCCTTTAAACCTACTGTATCAGTTGGAGTTGGGCCTTTTCCTTATTACGGAATCTATCAAAATGATTATGGTTATGTAAACTCAAACATGAATTATAATCTTTTCATCGATACTTATCTGCCAAGTTTAGATCTTACCGTTTCAGCCTCATTTCAGGGAAGTTTATATGACCATAGAAGAAACGACCAAAGAATTGCAGAGCCGATTTCTTACTATGGAATTGATGGCGTAATACATCCATTTACAGATGCAGACAGAACAGATATCTACAAACAGTGGCTTGTAAGAAATGTTTCGGTTACAGATAATCTTCCAGATTTATACACATTCACCATCAACGGAAACTTTAAGGTTACAAAAAGTATCTACAAGTCATTAAAAACTTCAATGTTTGTCAACAGGCTTTTCAATTACAGTGCGCCTTATACATTCAATAATGTAAAAGTTTACAGAAAAGGAACCAATACTCCTTATTTCGGAATGGAATTAAACTACAATTTTTAATATATATCAAAAGAAAATAACATGAAAAAAAGAGTTTTACTATTAAGTATGGTAGCAATGATGACGACGACGTTTACGATGACATCATGTTCCAATGATGATTTCGGAGTACAGACTGCTCAAAACGGAGTATTAACTTTATCTTTTTCCGGAGAGAATATTGCTACTTATCAATCTTTAAATATTGAAATTAAAGAAATAAATACCGGAGCTGTCATTACAAAAACGATACAGAATGCAAGCTCTTTATCTGTAGAAGTTCCTTATGGTTCTTATAAAATTACAGTGAACGGGCAAGTAGTTACTACTCTACAGGAACCAACTGCTGCCGGAGGTAATGCATCTGCAGATATTACGACACTCGCAACCAATGTGAATGTTCCGTTATATTTTAAAACATTCAAAGAGGATTTTATCATTGAAGAAGTATTTTTCACAGGAGTAAAAACTACGGATAATAAAAACTATAACTCAGGACGTTATTTTAAGCTTACCAATAATACAGATAAAGTATTATATGCTGATAAATTAATCCTTGCTCAGTCAGAATTCCTTACAACAGATGATAAAAACCCTACTCCATATGATGTTAATCAATCATTTGCTGTAAAGGGAGTGATGGTATTGCCTGGAGATGGAACTCAATATCCAGTTAAGGCTGGTGATTTTATTGTAATTGCAGATAACGCTATCGATCATAAAGCAAATACAAGCACTGCTTATGATTTGCATAATGCAGATTTTGAATTTCCTTCTACAAATCCGACTTTAGGACAGGTTGACAATCCGGCTGTACCTAACGTTAAGGTTATTTACACTCAAATGACCTACAACATGTTCTTCTTACACAACAGAGGATTTGAAAGTTATGTAATTGCCCGTTTCCCTGCCGGAGAAAATGAAACTACGTTCTTAACAAGTCATAAATACGATTACACTTACCAAAACAGTGCGGGAGGTGTCACTTCAAAAAGTGCATATTCTATTCCAAACACATGGATCGTAGACGGTGTAAATAACAGTATTCCAACAAAATTCATTCATACATTAACTTCTCCAAGTATTGACGGAGGCTGGACATCTACAGGAACAATCGACAATGATGCTGCACGTTACGGAAAATCAGTAAGACGTAAAATTATAGGAAAAACAGCTAACAATAAAAATGCTTATTCTGATACCAACAACTCTTCAACTGATTTTGTAAAAGATTCTCAGCCAAGTTTAAAAAATGGGATTTCACACGAATAAATATCTCATATCGATATTATTAAAATAAATTATGCTTACTATAAAAAAAACTTTCTATCTGCTATTCATCGTTATTGGTTCGCTTTCAGTGAAGGCTCAGGACAGTCTTAGCTTATTTAAAACGATCAATAATCAATATAATGTAGAAAGAAATTTTAAAACTCAATTTTATTATAATCCGGCATCCATGTCGGGTTATAGCTCTACTTCTTTCTCAGAATTCAATGTAGGTTTTCATAATAAAGATGACAAAGCTTATCGTCAACAATTAGGAAGCGGAGAAAAAGGTTTAACAGTTGAGGCAAAATCTTTTCAAAAATTAAAGCCAAACTGCTATGTTTGGGGAAATGCAAGCTATCAGAATGTAAAAGTTGATAACATTAAGTGGAATGAAACATTAGATTATGATCGTGTTGCTCCATACATCACTTCAGATTCTGTTGGAGGAAAATTAAATCTTGAACGTTATCAATTTGCCGGAGGTTATTTACAAAAAACAAATCTTTGGACTTTTGCGGGTCAGATAAGTTATTTGGCGCAGTTGGGATATCGTGCCAGAGATCCCAGATTAAGAAGTACAACCTCGGATTTGAGAGTAAATGCAGGCATAAACTACAAAGTTTTTAGGGAATATGAAATCGGAGTTTTCGGTGAATTCAATAAATATACACAAAACACTTCTTTAACTTTTCAGAGCGTGTTGGGAAGACCTTATGTATATCAAATGGTAGGATTGGGACATTCTAATAACTTATTTAACGGAGGTACAGCTCCATCTTCAACATTCGAAGAATTTGGTATAAAAGGAGGTTTACAAATTTCCAATAAAGAAGGCAAAGATTTTTACCTCCAAGCAAGTATTGGAAGAGCAAATAATGTAAAAAGTTATAATGGTACAGGAAATACATTTTATGACATTTCTGATTTAGTAGATGAAAATTATCAAATCGAAGGTGCTAAGTTTTTTGATTTAAATCAAAAACAACGTGTAGGGCTTTTAGCAAATTTCACATCTTCTGTAAAAACAGGTTCAGAATATGGTTATTCTCTTAACACGACAAACATGACTCAGATATTTAAAAGACAGGCATACCGCAGAGAAAACTATGTATCAACAATAAAAGGTTTCTACCAATACAATCAAGACCATTTCTCCATCACGGCGACTCCTTTTTACGGGTATGAAGAAATTAAAGAAAGAAGATTATACCCAAATGCAGGACAAAAATTTGAATATTCTTATTTCGGAATTAATGCAGATTACAAACAGCAAATAAAAGAAAATCAGGTGTTAAGTTTCCAGCCTTATTTTTCAAAAAGAGTTGTTAATAAATCAATTACCGCTTTATCAACTACAGGAAATGCAGCTGTTGACGCTTGGGTTCTACAGGATTATCAGTTCCAGGCGAGCGACATTACCACTGTTGGAGCATCATTAAGATATGATTTAAAACTTGAAAAATTACCTGCTTTCTTCGTAAGTGCAGAATATCAATCACAAAAAATTCAAGAAAAAAACAATAATTTTGCAGGCGCAAGCATAGGAATAACATTTTAGGGAATGAAAAGAGGTATATATTGGGTTTTAGGATTGGTTTTATTGTTATTGTGGAGTTTTACGCCAAAGGTCAATCAGGATTTGTCAAATATTCAGGATCCGACCATTGAAGACATTGTAAAAAGTTACAAAAAAGCAATCACCGCTTGGCCAAAACCGGATATCGATTACGGAGTACAATGGAAAGAATTTTCTCCCATTAAAAGCGACTCTACTTTCTTCGCAGATCAGGATAAGCCTAATGTTATTTTAGGGAAAATGCTGTTTTTCGATCCTAAATTATCAAAATCAAGTCAGGTTTCATGCAGTTCTTGTCATGACCCTGAAATGGGATGGGCAGACCGCAGACGTGTTGCTCTGGGAAATGATCATCTTCAAGGAAACAGAAATACAATTTCGTTATACAATATCGCACAACGCCAGTCTTTTTTCTGGGACGGAAGAGCAAAAACATTGGAAGAACAGGCAGCCGGCCCGCTTGGTGCTCATCATGAGATGGCCATGGATGTGAAAACCTTACCCGCAAAAATACAGGCCGTAAAAGGATATAAAGAACTTTTCAAAAAAGCCTACGGAACCGATAAAGTAACGTATGAAAAAGTAGTAAAAGCTATCGCCGATTTTCAAAAAACCATTAAAAGTCAGCCAAGCCGTTTTGATAAATTTTTAGAAGGAAAATACACTGCCCTATCTGATGAAGAAATCTACGGCATGCATATTTTCAGGACAAAGGCCCGTTGTATGAACTGTCATAACGGACAATACCTTACCGACGAATCTTTTCACAACATCGGGTTGACCTATTACAAAAAAAAATATCAGGATCTTGGTTTATACGAAATTACTAAAAAACCGGAAGATGCCGGTAAATTCAGAACGCCGCAATTAAGAGCTCTGATGCTTACTCAGCCTTGGATGCACAACGGATTATTCAATGATCTGGAAGGTGTGGTAAATGTCTACAACAGCGGAATGCACCAAATCGATCCAAGTCCGGAGAAAAAACAATTGGATCCGTTATATCCGATGACCGATCCGCTATTAAAACCTTTACACTTAACAAAAGAAGAAACCAAAGCTCTTGTTTCTTTCCTGGAATCGCTTTCAGGAACAAAATATAAAATGAGAAGACCGGAATTTCCTGTTGAGTAAAAATTAATCTTCATAAACGACTTACTTTTGTCAAAATTTCAATATTTTTCAATATTGAAAAATATAATCATTTAAATAATATAATCATGGCAGGATTAACAGAAAAAGAATTTAAAAAACTGATTCAGAAGCACATTGCTAAAAGTAATTATGTGAAAATTTATCTTACGGAAGAAAGTCCTGAAAGCTACGTTGTTGGGTTCATTCTTAACGTATCAGATAAGTTTTTAATGATTCAGGAGACATACGATTTTACTTTGGCAGGGATCAAGATCATTCCTTATGAAAAAATCTCAAGTATCCGTCACAACAGGTTTGATAAAACTTCAGAAAAGATATTTTCGGAGGAAGGATTGATAAAATTAAATCAAAAAATTATTGATAATACCTCTTTAAAAAATGCAGAATCATTGTTTAAATCAATAAAGAAACAAAACTTCCACTGCATC encodes:
- a CDS encoding DUF4876 domain-containing protein, which translates into the protein MKKRVLLLSMVAMMTTTFTMTSCSNDDFGVQTAQNGVLTLSFSGENIATYQSLNIEIKEINTGAVITKTIQNASSLSVEVPYGSYKITVNGQVVTTLQEPTAAGGNASADITTLATNVNVPLYFKTFKEDFIIEEVFFTGVKTTDNKNYNSGRYFKLTNNTDKVLYADKLILAQSEFLTTDDKNPTPYDVNQSFAVKGVMVLPGDGTQYPVKAGDFIVIADNAIDHKANTSTAYDLHNADFEFPSTNPTLGQVDNPAVPNVKVIYTQMTYNMFFLHNRGFESYVIARFPAGENETTFLTSHKYDYTYQNSAGGVTSKSAYSIPNTWIVDGVNNSIPTKFIHTLTSPSIDGGWTSTGTIDNDAARYGKSVRRKIIGKTANNKNAYSDTNNSSTDFVKDSQPSLKNGISHE
- a CDS encoding cytochrome-c peroxidase, whose protein sequence is MKRGIYWVLGLVLLLLWSFTPKVNQDLSNIQDPTIEDIVKSYKKAITAWPKPDIDYGVQWKEFSPIKSDSTFFADQDKPNVILGKMLFFDPKLSKSSQVSCSSCHDPEMGWADRRRVALGNDHLQGNRNTISLYNIAQRQSFFWDGRAKTLEEQAAGPLGAHHEMAMDVKTLPAKIQAVKGYKELFKKAYGTDKVTYEKVVKAIADFQKTIKSQPSRFDKFLEGKYTALSDEEIYGMHIFRTKARCMNCHNGQYLTDESFHNIGLTYYKKKYQDLGLYEITKKPEDAGKFRTPQLRALMLTQPWMHNGLFNDLEGVVNVYNSGMHQIDPSPEKKQLDPLYPMTDPLLKPLHLTKEETKALVSFLESLSGTKYKMRRPEFPVE
- the murB gene encoding UDP-N-acetylmuramate dehydrogenase; protein product: MHENFSLKPYNTFGVEAKAKYFIEVHSIEELKDALKFSKSQNLPLLFLGGGSNILFTKDFDGLAIKLSLKGINEDFVNIYEVWVTAKSGENWHEFVLFCLNKNLGGLENLSLIPGNVGTSPMQNIGAYGTEIKDIFVDCKVLNLETLEIETFDIEKCRFGYRDSIFKQEGKGKYVILEVTFRLSKKNHRIKTEYGAIQSELKNLGIENPTIQDVSKAVINIRQSKLPDPKVIGNAGSFFKNPTIPLAQFEELKQKFENIQGYPNGEFVKVPAGWLIEQCGWKGKQIGNVASHQMQSLVIINATGNATGQEIFDFSTEIINSVKEKFGIELEREVNII
- a CDS encoding pyridoxal phosphate-dependent aminotransferase yields the protein MPNISNRAQHMPPSPVRKLVPFALKAKQKGVKVYHLNIGQPDIETPETALNALKNIDLKVLEYALSEGNIEYRKALTEYYHSLDFTDLTPDNFIVTNGGSEALNFAISTLCDDGDEVIIPEPYYANYNGFTSTFNVNVVAVPSTIETGFALPPIEEFEKKITDKTRAIVICNPGNPTGYLYTREELQKLAEIALKYDIVVISDEVYREYVYDGKQQISMLAFPELSENCIIIDSESKRYSMCGVRIGCLLTRSKKIHDAAMLFAQARLSPVLLGQIAATAAHQNDGAYIRAVREEYTHRRNVLVDQLNAIPGVICPKPKGAFYCVAELPVDDTEKFAQWLLEKYSLNNETIMVAPAGGFYSNPELGKKQVRIAYVLKEQDLIRSAEILKDALEKYKLEFHL
- a CDS encoding carboxypeptidase regulatory-like domain-containing protein produces the protein MMRFLSFVFFFIFSTHFIYAQEGRSQLNITVYTENNKELEGASIAVDQSSVTTDNNGNANISLLNGKYRVKIIHPNFQEKELNITLASQQNLTINLQPIDKLEEVIVFSKEGKGLTTKSVIDRKAMEHLQPSSFSDLMELLPGGLAKAPNLSSVNRPILRENPGDYSGNQYKTSSLGVQFMIDDNIINSNADLQISVDNRQFSESVKGRETAYSGIDMRTISTNDIEKVEIIRGIPSASYGDLTSGLIKIERKIGQSPLQARFKADGFSKQYYVGKGFKINDKWQLSASADFLDSKATPTDDFENYQRITASLRSKKISTLWSRPLEWRSNIDFSANIDKKKVDPDNGTTDIDRYESNNKKISFTNNFIYNLDKSSFFNKVTLNTAIRAGFEKIEQRKLVQLSGPRSFSLAYDQGENVGFFPVLRYVTDFSTEGKPLDINALFKINGTRKTAGITHDYEAGLDWRYSKNNGNGIVYDMRTPPSAEFGIQRPRAFNDIPASNLLAAFLGDQMSYAIDQHKFTLYAGLRVSKNLGIDNSYAISKKIFTEPRLNLQYSLPHLMINNFPLKTDVTLGYGLFYKQPTLLMLYPNKEYWDYTQLNYYSNDAQYRYVNFMTYVQSRENKNIEAAKSIKKEIRLDLSYRNNEFFITYFKENMKNGFRNMDNTAVHTYKKYDATQVDLSQWNNGPNLTNVPYETITTLAAYEVTENGSETLKQGIEFGYTSPRIKAINTRFTFTGAWFKSQYRNSIPFAFKPTVSVGVGPFPYYGIYQNDYGYVNSNMNYNLFIDTYLPSLDLTVSASFQGSLYDHRRNDQRIAEPISYYGIDGVIHPFTDADRTDIYKQWLVRNVSVTDNLPDLYTFTINGNFKVTKSIYKSLKTSMFVNRLFNYSAPYTFNNVKVYRKGTNTPYFGMELNYNF
- a CDS encoding DUF6850 family outer membrane beta-barrel protein, yielding MLTIKKTFYLLFIVIGSLSVKAQDSLSLFKTINNQYNVERNFKTQFYYNPASMSGYSSTSFSEFNVGFHNKDDKAYRQQLGSGEKGLTVEAKSFQKLKPNCYVWGNASYQNVKVDNIKWNETLDYDRVAPYITSDSVGGKLNLERYQFAGGYLQKTNLWTFAGQISYLAQLGYRARDPRLRSTTSDLRVNAGINYKVFREYEIGVFGEFNKYTQNTSLTFQSVLGRPYVYQMVGLGHSNNLFNGGTAPSSTFEEFGIKGGLQISNKEGKDFYLQASIGRANNVKSYNGTGNTFYDISDLVDENYQIEGAKFFDLNQKQRVGLLANFTSSVKTGSEYGYSLNTTNMTQIFKRQAYRRENYVSTIKGFYQYNQDHFSITATPFYGYEEIKERRLYPNAGQKFEYSYFGINADYKQQIKENQVLSFQPYFSKRVVNKSITALSTTGNAAVDAWVLQDYQFQASDITTVGASLRYDLKLEKLPAFFVSAEYQSQKIQEKNNNFAGASIGITF